Proteins encoded by one window of Crassostrea angulata isolate pt1a10 chromosome 9, ASM2561291v2, whole genome shotgun sequence:
- the LOC128163580 gene encoding uncharacterized protein LOC128163580, producing MDPWNSAQDFVRCTLCQTSVPLKYCEVCHTHLCEDCEKKHLSAFSEIHKVVSLQQYFTTLTYPNCEEHPTEQCKIHCDQCDIPICTQCISSKKHLKHTQTEILKKSVLHRELHELEKIVYPTYQEIASNIQMQKADLNKNSQKLTTDINNQGKLWHNKIDTVIKNLKSNVADMESKHLVVLKKQEDEITRIISEISHSIVELKKLLNSKNVCLVSEYKSRNPEFKQLPLKLKVSLLNFKPREVHIDQLTEQFGFLSSLSFTTDDQHYIMSFQGAKSSPLDRSLMDVPRIISSIDTMYEHISGVSCLNDTEIWTRGLNNIMNLYNLQGDLLKSIQTNTGNNPWDIAVTRSGDLLYTDYHDRTVNIVKNTEVQTVISLEGWKPLNICSTLSGDLLVVMDSDDKDDDDSGGDEDVKQTKVVRYSGSKKKQSIQYNDTGEPLFSSGDTKYISENRNLDICVSDHDASAVVVVNQAGKLRFTYTGHQSPTKRQFSPRGITTDSQSRVLVLDCNNHCIHILDQDGQFLRYIENCQLQLRIPMGLCVDTKDNLFLAEWDTGKLKKIQYSM from the coding sequence ATGGACCCCTGGAACAGCGCCCAGGATTTTGTACGCTGCACCCTGTGTCAAACGTCTGTGCCCCTCAAGTACTGTGAAGTTTGTCATACACATCTATGCGAAGACTGTGAAAAGAAACACTTATCTGCGTTCTCTGAAATTCATAAAGTGGTGTCGCTTCAACAATATTTTACCACTCTGACCTATCCAAATTGTGAGGAACACCCAACCGAACAATGCAAAATCCATTGTGAccaatgtgacattcctatttgtacACAGTGTATTTCAtctaaaaaacatttaaaacacacacaaactgagattttgaaaaaaagcgTTTTACACAGAGAGTTACACGAATTAGAAAAAATCGTATATCCTACATACCAAGAGATTGCATCTAACATCCAAATGCAGAAAGCGGATCTGAATAAAAACTCCCAGAAACTGACAACAGATATCAACAATCAAGGAAAACTTTGGCATAACAAAATAGACACTGTTATCAAAAACCTTAAATCTAACGTGGCAGACATGGAATCTAAACACCTTGTTGTTCTAAagaaacaggaagatgaaatcacGAGAATCATTTCTGAAATCTCACACAGCATTGTTGAACTGAAAAAGTTACTGAACTCCAAAAATGTCTGCCTTGTCTCTGAGTACAAATCCAGAAACCCTGAATTCAAACAATTGCCTCTTAAACTTAAAGTATCTTTACTAAATTTTAAGCCTCGGGAAGTCCACATAGATCAATTGACTGAACAGTTTGGTTTTCTGTCATCCTTATCTTTTACAACAGATGATCAACACTACATCATGTCGTTTCAGGGAGCCAAGTCCTCTCCGCTAGACCGGTCATTGATGGATGTACCTCGGATCATCTCGTCCATAGACACAATGTATGAACATATATCCGGTGTGTCATGTCTAAATGATACAGAGATCTGGACGCGTGGTTTAAACAATATAATGAACCTCTACAATCTTCAGGGGGATCTACTGAAGTCCATACAAACCAACACAGGGAACAATCCatgggacatagcagtgacaaggagcgGGGATTTGCTCTACACTGACTACCATGATAGAACTGTAAACATTGTGAAAAATACAGAggtacagacagtgatcagccTAGAAGGGTGGAAACCTCTCAATATTTGTAGTACTTTGTCTGGTGACCTtctggttgtcatggacagtgatgaCAAAGATGATGATGACAGTGGTGGCGATGAAGatgttaaacaaacaaaagtagTGCGCTACTCTGGCtccaaaaagaaacaaagcattcAGTACAATGACACGGGAGAACCTCTCTTTTCATCTGGTGATAcaaaatacatcagtgagaacaggaacctagatatctgtgtgtcagaccaTGACGCcagtgcagtagtggtggtcaatcaagccgggaaactccggttcaCCTACACCGGCCATCAATCTCCTACCAAGAGACAATTTAGCCCACGCGGTATTACCACAGACAGCCAAAGTCGTGTGTTGGTATTAGACTGTAACAACCactgtatccacatcctggatcaggatggacagttcctccgctacatagAAAACTGCCAATTACAGCTTCGAATTCCAATGGGTTTATGCGTGGACACCAAAGACAACCTCTTTTTGGCCGAGTGGGACACGGGTAAATTGAAGAAAATCCAATATAGCATGTAA